ttggaaatttatggCTGCTTCAGTGTCAATGTGAGCTGCTACACGCAGTGCTGTTAGAGgacaagttccaggattttgagcttGCAATGCGAAGGACCAGCAGTATGGTGTATGACTGGGATGAGAGCTTGCAGGTGGAGATACAGAGAACAAAGTTcaatgaacagtacagcacagcaaccTTGTGCCAATACTTTACGCCTTTCTGCACCAAAAACCTTATGCAACTGTGCAGTCgttatccttctattccctgtcTATGCATGTATATGTCAAGTTGCTTCATGCTATAACATCTGTTCTTACCACCTCCTCCAGCAGCGCATTCCAGCTATTTacaactttctgtgtaaaaagcttgcctttcacatttcctttaaacttacccctgtTATATTCAACTTGTCTCCTTTAGTAATTGACATTCCAACTCAGGAAAAAGACTCTAAATAcccattctatccatgtctctcacaattttgtaaacttcacccttcagcctctgatgttcaggtgaaaacaaaccaagcttgtccaatctctcctcatagctaatatgcttcaaaccaggcaatatcctggtaaactgtttctgtgcCCTCTCTAAAGTGACATTCTTCTGGTgctgtggcaaccagaactgtatataatattccaaatgtggtctaactaaaactaactgcaacatgacttgctaatttttctactcagtgccctgactgatatAGGAAAGCATGTTATATGCCTTCTTAGCCAGCTTATCGACTTgagttgccattttcagggaactgtgggcctgTATGCCCTGGATGTTATTGTTTCTAATGgctctaccatttactgtattggACCTTCCAAAAaatatttgtctggattaaattccatctgccatttctcagttcAAGTAAccagtctatctatatcctgctgtatcctctagcAATACTCCTCACTGTCCCCAGCTCCCATCAACCTTTGTTGCATCCGCAAAGTTCCTAATAAGACCATCTAGattctcctctaaatcatttatatatattacaagcaacacagggtcccagcactgatcactgtggaaATTActgatctccagtcagaaaatgcTCGTCCATCATTAtgttctgtcttctatgactaagccagttctatgTCCATCTTATCAGCTCACcacagatcccatgtgacttagtGTATCAGCCTGTCATGAGGGACCTCCTCAaagaccttgctaaagtccatgtggacAGCATCCATTGCTCTGTCCTCATTAATCATGTTCCATGAAACaactgctcttgtccttttacATGGTAGATGTCACAGACTTGGAAAATGCTGTCAAAAGGGACTGGTGAGTTTTTGCAGTGCATCCTCTGGATGGCACATAatactgccactgtgcattgataGCAAAGTGAGTGAATGTTGACAGGGATCACTGGGGTGCCAATCAACaggactgctttgttctggatattGTCAAGCTACTTGGCTGTTGTTGAAACTTCACCCAtcaaggcaaatggggagtattctgtcacattccTAACTTAGGCCTTGTCAACAGTGGACACACTTTGAAGACTCAAGAGACTTGTTTCTGTGTACAATCTTTCTCTCAAGTGTAAGGTACAACACATACAGCTTGGTCAAGAAGGCTGTGTGTTCAAGTTAGAGTTAagagaaagaaacacagaaatcTGGGTTGGGGCTCCCTGTCACTTGTACCTTCATAATTTGACTGAAATGGCAACCATTGGATTACGAGGTGTATGTTTTGCTTTATATCTTTAGCATAAATACACAAATATGTATAAAGATTGACTCCGACGTTATCCTTTATCACTCAGCTTCAGGAATATACAAACATATAAATTAGGCGCAGGAATACGCAATTCAGGCCCTCCAGACTaacatttgataagatcatagctgatctggttGTAATTTTAAATCTGCATTCCCACCTACCCTTGAGAACCTTTAATCatcttgcttatcaagaatcgaTCTACCTCCATTTTGAAAATACTCAGAGCCTCTGCTTTTCAGGAACATAGAATCAGGAATCCTGTGGTATTAGATTGAAGAGTAGCAAAATAATCGAGACACACTGCAGAAAACAAAATCCTGGTGCTTGTGATTATAAAGTACTTTGTGGCTGGAAAGGTTTTGGGATGCCCCACAGTTGTGAAAGACGCTACTGAAAGATAGGCCCTTTCTCTGCATGCTTACCGAGCATTTTCACCGTCTGCTTGTTGTTCTTCTCTCTGCTGCTGATGCTGGGTCTAACGCTCTCCCTCTTGCGTCGCCACAACTTCCTCCCAATTAAACTGTAGAGTATTGAAAGGCAGAAGACGGGCAGGAAGAAGAAGATGCTGGACACCCACACCATGATATTCAGGAGGCCAGACTTGACAGCGTACTCCGTGGCTTTGCACTCGTTAGTCAGCAGGGGGTCAGTTCCATTTATGTGCTCGACCCCAACCAAGACAAAGATGGGCCCTGCACTGACAAACGCCACTGACCAGAGGAAAAAGATAAGCCCTTTGACCCTGCTCTTAGTGATGACCACTTTGGCCTTGAGTGGGAAGCAAATGGCAAAGTATCTCTCCACACTCAAGGCCGTGATGTTGAGAATTGTGGAGTAAGTGCAACTCTCACTGACAAACTGGAACAGCTTACAGAGCAAACTGCCAAAGTTCCAGGGCCTGTACTGCCAAATCCTGTACAAGTCCAGGGGCATGCACACAAAGATGAAGAGGTCGGAGAAAGCCATACTGGATAGGTAGAAGTTAGTCGTGGTCCTCATGTCCTTGAACTTCAGCATAATCAGGATAGTCATGACATTCCCGCTGATGCCAATCAATGCCAACAGAATGCAGGTAATGGTGATTCCGGTCAAGATAGGAATGGGGAAGAGATTGACAGGATAAGCAGAGTAAACATCGAAATAGTCTATGTCGTAGAAGCTGCAGTTCTGACTACAGTTCATGTTGGTGGAGCGGTTGGACATGCTGCTAACACAACATGGGCCTGGGGTAATTGGCAGGAAGTCCAAGTGCACTGTCAGACTGCATGGGCAAGACTGTTAGAAGTCCTCACCATCTCAGCAGCCAAAGGAAGTTAGGAGAGCGCAGGAAACTGAAGACTGGACCAATCTGCCGAATCCCAGAGTTAGGAACATCTTCTGGCCACATTTTATCTCTAAAGGAGAGGAGGGAGAAAATTACCATTCACAGCCAGGCACTTGGTCTGCCCAGAAACagtgtctctctatctctctctttctccacaagtttctttccttttcatgtcTGAACCTCTTTAATTACCtacatccatctctttctttcCATCTTTCTCTACCCCTGCAGTTCCCTGTCACTGATGTCTCTACCACTGGCTCTATCACTCTCCGTAGTTCCCTGTTCTTCTCCTGTATTTTGTCCGTGGGTAATTATGTTCCTCTTTGTCGTACTGTCCTCAGCTCAAGAACTGCATTTTACAGGCACCCACCCATCGTCCCAGACCCCGTTCCCTGCATGCCAGAGTTCCTGTCTTCCCAGGCTATGGGCTCCCTTCAGATTCAAGAAAACGTCTCATATTCCACAAACAAAATCCAGCTCAAAAATGAACCAAAATCCTGCACAGAGTCTGTGCTTGCTTTATTTCCCTGAGACAAAACGAAAgattgagaaagagggagagaaggagagctGCGCtcaaagagaaacccaaattcaaGCCAGAGAAAGAGGGGCAAATAATACCATAGGCTGTCACATAGAAgtagagggacagagagaaaattAAGCTAAAGCAGAATGatagagtgacagagggagaccGAGGCTAaaaaagagagagggaaagactgaGGCTAACACACAGGGAGAGACAAAGACTGAGGCTAacacagagacaaagacagagagaaattgagGCTAACTCAGAGGAAAAGTGAACAAAGCTAGGACAGAAAGACTGAGAGATTAAggctcacagagagagagagacaaaggctcacacacagagagagagagactgaggctAACacgaagagagagacagaaacagagagagactgagaccagcagagagagagagagacagattaaaCCAGAAAGAAACAGAGGCTAACATGCAGAAAGAGAGAAGCAAGTATGcagggacagagatagagagagagaggcaacaaTATAGAGACCGAGACACTGACAGACAAAAACAATAATCCAGGAATAGAGACAGAGTTACTGGAAAGCTCACATTGAAAGTTAACAAACAGAGATATTCATCAGATTATAAGCAATCATGATAAACATACTGAAAATAATCAAAACAAATTaccaaaaatgaaaacaaatgaaattaGTAGTCAAATGATAAAATTATTGATAATGACTAAAATTAAACATTGGCAAagtgaaaaaaaactgcagaagcaATAAATCTCTCAGATAGAGATGCTGAGAGGCCACTCTCTATGCTGAGTACTGAAGGATTCTTACCTTTTGTCCAGATTTTAACTGGCCCTTTGGTCTGAGCGTGAATGGAAATCCATTGAAACACTAAATAAGTGGCTGTTTTGTGTGAAATAGTTACTGGAGGAGAACCACAAAGAGAAAGGAACGCGAAGCAGATCACAGTCTCTCATTATCCCCCAACTGATAAACAGACAGAGAGCTCTGCCCTGCCACAACCAACGAAGGAGATTGCAGCTCCTAACTGATAGATTCCCAGCTAACTCACACACAATTActcaaagaaagagagagagagagagagagagagagagagggtgggggccAGTGGGGAGCAGGGGGAGGGGTGAAAACGCAGACTGTGCAGGTTAGTGTACAAACTGTCTGATTATAAATCTTGGACAGCAGGTTTGGAGTAAGGCACAGCCTGGGGGTGGGAGACAAACTGTTTCAATGAATGGCtcctctcattggagagaaagttGCAAAGGAGAAATGACTGATGTTCGACTGATCAATTTCACGAGGTTTTATCAAAAAAGAGCTAAATTGCCTAGGCTGCTGCAAACAACATTGGCAGGTCTCCTAATTTCCCCTAacttgaagaaaaaaacagaaaaaaaggacTGCAAGTATTGGAAttctgaaatataatttctagGGGTTTATGTGTGTAAGTCATTAATGTTGGTAGGATAGTAGAGAGTGAGCCGTTAAAAATACATACAGTATTCTGGGCTTCATAAATAGGGGAAGAGAGCACAAGATCAAGTACATGATGCATAACTTGCAAAGGCACTATGTTGGCCTGagctggagtactgcattcagaTCTGAAAAGGAGGTAAGGCATTGGAGAAAGGTTTATGTGAATGGAGCCGGGGTTGAGGCACTTCAGGTGtaaggatagattggagaagcagGGATTGGTTTACTTTAAAACCATGGCaacacagtggctcggtggttagcaccactgcctctcagttcctgtgtgtgtgtgtgtgtgtgtgtgt
The sequence above is drawn from the Stegostoma tigrinum isolate sSteTig4 chromosome 14, sSteTig4.hap1, whole genome shotgun sequence genome and encodes:
- the ghsra gene encoding growth hormone secretagogue receptor a translates to MSNRSTNMNCSQNCSFYDIDYFDVYSAYPVNLFPIPILTGITITCILLALIGISGNVMTILIMLKFKDMRTTTNFYLSSMAFSDLFIFVCMPLDLYRIWQYRPWNFGSLLCKLFQFVSESCTYSTILNITALSVERYFAICFPLKAKVVITKSRVKGLIFFLWSVAFVSAGPIFVLVGVEHINGTDPLLTNECKATEYAVKSGLLNIMVWVSSIFFFLPVFCLSILYSLIGRKLWRRKRESVRPSISSREKNNKQTVKMLVVVVFSFVLCWLPFHVGRYLFTKSSEVGSFEMLQISQYCSLVSLVLFYLSAAINPILYNIMSKKYRVAALKLFHVKKAPRRTPSTVKDESCPAWTETSIST